One stretch of Commensalibacter melissae DNA includes these proteins:
- a CDS encoding cytochrome b — protein sequence MGDLNLSQNGQRKKTVRNKQSFKLWLDKRFPFFSVIQKEYIQFPMPKNLNIWWTFGAALTVILFLMLLTGIFLTLYYTALPYHAFLSIEMIERRVPSGWLIRSIHMAGSNLFLAFLYLHLFRGLYYGSYKSPRELVWCSGMILTVSVMITAFAGYILPWGQMSYWAANVVIQAISSIPIIGQNLSGWLMGGEIPNALTLHRYYTIHFVMAFIICFIVFLHIICMHHVKSNNPEGIDITSKKNVLPFFPYFVAKDGLVLGVSGLIMVILIFFEPGLLTNSENYIPANPLETPASIAPEWYFLPFYGILQIIPYKFGGMALSAGTIFLLFLVPWLDSSPVKSARYRPIYRISLIILVIAFVMLGIVGKFHTFNSLIWLGRLSLLYYYCHFLVILPLSARFEIGCKLHDSSLCDNK from the coding sequence ATGGGTGATCTGAATTTATCCCAGAATGGGCAAAGAAAAAAAACTGTTAGGAACAAACAGTCTTTTAAATTATGGCTGGACAAACGTTTTCCCTTTTTTTCGGTAATTCAGAAAGAATACATTCAGTTTCCAATGCCTAAGAATTTGAATATTTGGTGGACATTTGGTGCTGCCTTAACTGTTATTTTATTCTTGATGTTACTGACGGGGATTTTTTTAACTTTATATTATACGGCTTTGCCTTATCATGCTTTTCTATCAATAGAGATGATTGAAAGAAGGGTGCCAAGCGGCTGGTTAATTAGATCCATTCATATGGCAGGATCAAATTTGTTTCTGGCTTTTCTATATTTGCATTTGTTTAGGGGATTATATTACGGTTCTTATAAATCACCAAGAGAGCTGGTCTGGTGTTCGGGGATGATTTTGACAGTTTCTGTAATGATAACGGCTTTTGCTGGATATATATTGCCATGGGGGCAAATGTCTTACTGGGCTGCTAATGTAGTTATTCAAGCGATTTCATCCATTCCAATCATAGGACAAAATTTGTCCGGTTGGTTGATGGGTGGGGAAATACCAAACGCACTGACATTACATCGTTACTATACAATTCATTTTGTTATGGCGTTTATAATCTGTTTTATCGTTTTTCTTCATATCATTTGCATGCATCATGTAAAATCCAATAATCCTGAAGGAATCGACATTACATCAAAAAAGAATGTTCTTCCTTTCTTTCCTTATTTTGTGGCAAAAGATGGGCTGGTTCTAGGCGTTTCCGGATTAATAATGGTTATTTTGATTTTTTTTGAACCAGGGTTGTTGACAAATAGTGAAAATTATATTCCAGCCAATCCACTGGAAACCCCAGCGTCCATTGCTCCAGAATGGTATTTCCTACCTTTTTACGGAATTTTACAAATAATACCATATAAATTTGGGGGAATGGCTTTATCAGCAGGAACGATTTTTCTTCTATTCTTGGTTCCGTGGCTGGACTCATCACCTGTTAAATCGGCACGATACAGACCTATTTACCGTATATCATTGATTATTTTGGTTATTGCTTTCGTAATGTTGGGTATTGTAGGAAAATTTCATACATTTAACTCACTTATATGGTTGGGACGCCTTTCATTATTGTATTATTATTGCCATTTTTTAGTGATTTTACCCTTATCGGCCCGTTTTGAAATTGGATGTAAATTACATGATTCTTCATTATGTGATAATAAATAG